From one Thermatribacter velox genomic stretch:
- a CDS encoding flavodoxin family protein: protein MQIIAILGSPRRDGNSEVLLQRFLRFAPEKSQLKLIVPSELDIRFCRGCRFCESLGYCVLKDGMRKVVEWLVRAQIVVVSTPVFFYGIPASFKALVDRSQVLWVRRYLLGEQFSPKKGFLMGVGATRGERLFDGVRLTTKYFFDAFGCTLDGELFFRGFDKKGSIASCERCLKEVDDAAQSFFGAFKSEMQESLGNLKVDENSNNVNQRGNNRGS, encoded by the coding sequence TTGCAAATTATAGCCATACTGGGTAGTCCTCGACGAGATGGGAATAGCGAAGTGCTGCTTCAAAGGTTTCTGCGCTTTGCTCCAGAGAAGTCGCAACTGAAACTGATAGTTCCTTCAGAGCTTGATATTCGGTTTTGTAGAGGATGTCGTTTTTGTGAAAGTCTTGGTTACTGTGTGCTGAAAGATGGCATGCGAAAAGTAGTTGAATGGCTTGTTCGAGCTCAGATAGTGGTGGTTAGCACGCCTGTTTTTTTCTATGGAATTCCTGCTTCTTTCAAAGCGCTGGTTGATAGGAGCCAGGTTTTGTGGGTACGCAGGTATCTTCTTGGAGAACAGTTTTCGCCCAAAAAGGGTTTTTTAATGGGCGTTGGTGCAACCCGCGGTGAGCGGCTTTTCGACGGAGTAAGGCTTACTACTAAGTACTTTTTTGATGCTTTTGGTTGCACTCTGGACGGCGAACTTTTCTTTAGGGGTTTCGATAAAAAAGGGAGCATTGCTTCTTGCGAGCGTTGTCTGAAAGAAGTGGATGATGCGGCTCAAAGCTTTTTTGGTGCATTCAAGTCAGAAATGCAGGAAAGCTTGGGCAATCTTAAAGTAGATGAAAACTCCAATAACGTCAACCAGCGTGGTAATAACCGGGGTAGCTGA
- the mgtE gene encoding magnesium transporter — protein MENQLTQETRITKEYIEELLERNALNELKNSINTLHPADIAELMSFLDSQKQVVVFRLLRKDLAIEVFEQLDFEQQENLLQSFTDERVAEILNQMSPDDRMELFDELPAKIVKKFLGLLNPEQRNIVATMLGYPENSAGRIMNPHMVDLKEYYTVEQSLERIRQLSPPEELAYTAYVIDAERHLLGRVTLRELVLAKPETVIRDIMKKDIVYVFTHDDQEKAAQIIQKYDLLAVPVVDSEKRLVGVITVDDAIDIIEEEATEDIHRLAAIRTTEDEYLHAPLWNKVKNRFIWLAVLLVGGTMTSFVMQGFSEIIQAIVALSFFVPMLIDTGGNVGSQSTTVMVRGIAVGEIEKRNIWKIVFSEILIGGILGILLSFIAILRVIFLKESLLIGIIVGTAVFSIVFVSNLVGIFLPVLFKKLKMDPAISATPVITTLVDVIGVFIYFKIAQAFLHF, from the coding sequence ATGGAAAACCAGCTTACACAGGAAACCAGAATAACCAAAGAGTATATAGAAGAGTTGCTCGAGAGAAATGCTCTGAACGAACTAAAAAATAGCATCAATACTCTCCATCCCGCCGATATTGCTGAACTGATGTCTTTCCTGGATAGCCAGAAGCAGGTCGTTGTATTCAGGTTACTGCGCAAAGACCTGGCCATAGAAGTTTTTGAACAACTGGACTTTGAACAGCAGGAAAACCTTCTTCAGAGCTTTACCGACGAACGGGTAGCTGAAATCCTCAACCAAATGTCCCCAGACGACCGCATGGAACTCTTCGATGAGTTACCCGCCAAAATAGTCAAAAAATTCCTGGGACTTTTGAATCCGGAACAGCGCAACATCGTGGCCACCATGCTGGGTTACCCTGAAAACAGTGCCGGCCGTATCATGAATCCCCACATGGTGGACCTCAAAGAATACTACACGGTGGAGCAGTCACTCGAAAGAATACGTCAACTATCACCTCCTGAAGAACTGGCCTACACCGCTTATGTAATCGATGCCGAGCGCCATCTTCTGGGAAGGGTTACTTTGAGAGAGCTGGTACTCGCAAAGCCGGAAACGGTGATCAGAGACATTATGAAAAAGGACATAGTTTACGTTTTTACTCATGATGATCAGGAAAAAGCTGCTCAGATTATTCAAAAATATGACCTTTTAGCAGTGCCGGTAGTGGATTCGGAAAAGCGCCTGGTGGGTGTGATAACCGTTGACGACGCCATCGACATCATAGAAGAAGAGGCCACCGAAGATATTCACCGCCTGGCAGCAATCAGGACTACTGAAGATGAGTATTTGCATGCCCCCCTGTGGAACAAGGTCAAAAATCGCTTTATATGGCTTGCCGTGCTGCTCGTTGGAGGCACCATGACCAGCTTTGTAATGCAGGGTTTTTCGGAAATCATTCAAGCCATCGTTGCCCTTTCCTTCTTTGTACCCATGCTCATCGACACTGGAGGCAACGTGGGTAGCCAATCAACCACAGTCATGGTGCGAGGCATAGCAGTTGGTGAAATCGAAAAACGCAATATATGGAAAATAGTTTTCTCTGAAATTTTGATAGGTGGGATACTGGGCATTCTGCTCAGCTTTATCGCTATATTGCGGGTTATTTTTCTTAAAGAGAGCCTGCTCATAGGTATCATAGTGGGTACGGCTGTGTTTAGCATCGTTTTTGTGTCCAATCTGGTGGGCATTTTTCTCCCTGTACTTTTTAAGAAACTCAAAATGGACCCTGCAATATCAGCTACCCCGGTTATTACCACGCTGGTTGACGTTATTGGAGTTTTCATCTACTTTAAGATTGCCCAAGCTTTCCTGCATTTCTGA
- the aroF gene encoding 3-deoxy-7-phosphoheptulonate synthase, whose amino-acid sequence MVVIFDGVLDEARKQAVLRELGKQGMLVHWVDSPQGSIMVSEREVSAQVLEAFGKIARVIKPSTPFQLAHRSFNPDGTVITIGDVEIGQETLTIIAGPCAVESEEQLFRIAEAVKSMGAHILRGGAFKPRTSPYSFQGLGEQGLEILAKAREKFSIPVVTEATSPENAVLVAQYADIIQIGARNMQNFELLKKVAILGKPVLLKRGLSATIEDWLLAAEYILSLGNFQVILCERGIRTIERFTRNTLDLNAIPVVKDLSHLPVFVDPSHGTGLREKVIPMALAGVSCGADGVMVEVHHAPEQALSDGPQSLYPEQFRRLVNNLQVISVIVGKELNKEKSPAGASPAFVSKSFPQFKVAFLGEKGSFSSQVAQKAFPRDSQFISCYTFREVFEKVASGEATHGVVPIENTITGSIHANYDLLLDFPEIFVVGERFIKVSQHLGVYPGTGVGDIQFLFAHPQAFSQCSRFLESLKGVKIIDVGNTEEAARKASEFGKGSACISSEEAIRKHGLELLEEDVEDTPCNFTRFLILSRYFEPRKEHDKVSCVFRIPNRSGALFEVLEVFYARSINLIKLESRPIPGEPWEYLFYVDWEGNLIDTKFGEALEELKKKTTFLRILGSYNNRWKLLKKN is encoded by the coding sequence TTGGTCGTTATTTTTGACGGTGTTCTTGATGAAGCTCGGAAGCAAGCAGTGCTTCGTGAGCTTGGAAAACAGGGAATGCTGGTTCACTGGGTGGATAGCCCGCAAGGCAGTATTATGGTTTCAGAGCGGGAAGTTAGCGCTCAGGTTCTGGAAGCTTTCGGAAAGATTGCCAGAGTAATCAAGCCCAGCACTCCTTTTCAACTTGCCCATCGGTCTTTCAATCCTGATGGTACGGTGATTACCATTGGCGATGTGGAAATCGGACAGGAGACCCTTACTATTATTGCTGGCCCGTGTGCTGTGGAATCTGAGGAACAGCTCTTCAGGATTGCCGAAGCAGTGAAATCTATGGGAGCTCATATTCTGAGAGGTGGTGCTTTCAAACCCCGGACCTCTCCCTACAGTTTTCAGGGTCTGGGAGAACAGGGGTTGGAAATCCTTGCCAAAGCCCGGGAGAAATTTTCCATTCCTGTGGTTACCGAAGCAACCAGTCCTGAAAATGCCGTACTGGTTGCCCAGTATGCTGATATCATCCAGATTGGCGCTCGCAATATGCAGAATTTTGAACTCCTGAAAAAGGTAGCCATCCTGGGTAAACCCGTGTTGCTGAAGCGTGGGCTTTCAGCAACAATTGAAGACTGGCTCCTGGCTGCGGAATACATTCTAAGTTTGGGTAATTTCCAGGTCATTCTTTGTGAACGGGGTATTCGGACTATTGAGCGCTTTACCCGCAATACACTCGATTTGAACGCCATACCGGTGGTGAAAGACTTAAGTCATCTGCCGGTGTTTGTTGATCCCAGTCATGGCACTGGGTTGAGAGAAAAAGTTATTCCCATGGCCCTGGCGGGTGTTTCCTGTGGTGCTGATGGTGTTATGGTGGAGGTTCACCATGCTCCGGAACAAGCACTTTCTGACGGTCCCCAGAGTTTATATCCGGAGCAGTTCAGGAGATTAGTCAATAACCTTCAGGTCATCAGCGTGATAGTCGGTAAGGAGTTGAACAAAGAAAAGAGCCCTGCTGGTGCTTCACCTGCTTTTGTTTCCAAATCCTTTCCACAGTTTAAGGTGGCCTTTTTAGGGGAAAAAGGTTCTTTCAGCTCTCAGGTGGCGCAAAAAGCTTTTCCCAGAGATTCCCAGTTTATTTCCTGTTACACCTTTCGAGAGGTGTTCGAAAAAGTAGCCAGCGGTGAAGCAACCCACGGGGTGGTCCCGATTGAAAACACCATTACTGGTAGCATTCATGCTAATTATGATTTATTGCTGGATTTTCCCGAGATTTTCGTGGTTGGAGAGCGGTTTATTAAAGTGTCTCAACATCTTGGTGTATATCCAGGTACTGGGGTAGGAGATATCCAGTTTCTCTTTGCTCATCCTCAGGCCTTTTCACAGTGTTCCAGATTTCTCGAATCCCTGAAAGGAGTAAAAATTATTGACGTTGGCAATACCGAAGAGGCGGCTCGAAAAGCTTCCGAGTTTGGCAAAGGTAGTGCATGCATATCGAGTGAAGAGGCGATTCGTAAGCATGGCCTGGAGCTCCTTGAGGAAGACGTTGAGGATACACCCTGCAATTTTACTCGTTTTCTCATCCTTTCGAGGTATTTTGAGCCCCGCAAGGAACATGATAAGGTGTCCTGTGTTTTTCGAATCCCCAATCGTTCAGGGGCGCTGTTTGAGGTGCTGGAGGTATTTTATGCCCGCTCGATAAACCTGATTAAGCTGGAATCCCGGCCCATACCAGGTGAACCCTGGGAGTATCTTTTTTACGTAGATTGGGAAGGAAATTTGATTGATACAAAGTTTGGAGAAGCCCTGGAAGAGCTCAAAAAGAAAACCACATTTCTTCGTATCTTGGGTAGCTATAACAATCGCTGGAAACTACTAAAGAAAAACTAA
- a CDS encoding RND family transporter: MQKLAQWVVKYAWPIFIATLVVTFVFGYLLRDLRFEDDVTKYLPESDPEVSFYDSLKDKFSGFQTKSLIVGIEFDDLFTVEHLQGLNKLVEEIEKLPFVRNVSALTNMPKIVSTEFGVEVKEVVEVLPESEAEAKKLREELQGDELIWGKMVTEDGKATLVVISFYDDVDEYKAIEEVEALCEKYNPGGKITTFGVPVITRLMARDSRRTMGTLTPFAALVLMIVLYWGFRTLRGVLLPIFISLLSSVWVLGSAVVMGKSLTVIASAMPVLLLSLVTAYGIHFINRYYEERATLNGPEASAATFRDIFVPILMSALTTIGGFLSLLTAEIKPISDFGLYSALGIFFGMILATFSLGAFYAIFVPRRVPNHFKVLHQEKEQGGLISRFLKFIARSVVHHKKAAIFFIIAVMAFFTLGIPRINVETSVEVQMGKNHPITLLLNYFKERFGSTDYNYLYVRSQNVKEPFVLREMIRIGKYAARFKNFEDASSLATFLMDLNKAMEGWKAIPAEREKIDNLWFFAQDNSYLKGRISENEDETLVEFSAEETSSAELRKEVAALKEFLENRPHRVKMVSAQEPGALDVLVDTMVEDLQIFGLEIPDPGSLKREIKAIAEKPIEEFIGQRANFASLVARDATLEIEDLGLSVDEVESVLEDYYQGDNSSSISELLEERLDLSEDDVLYLEEVLKNSELRVAQRVKVETVKKVVESAVGKELDEDFDFVFYQVLDEWVYLPASDGPVSVEYRVTGTPIISNYVNSKLFNQQARSVFLAFVIVFGLLLLQLRSLRKASIAIVPILLTVYTSFGIMGLLRIPLNVATLMVASIAIGAGIDYTIHFVSRWYREVSLQNPRALVTTMVSSGRGIVLNSLAIAAGSYVLATGKISMLRMFGSLIGTVLLVSVLYALVLLPLLLHAESYLGNNSNRGAQKQSGGGSI, encoded by the coding sequence ATGCAGAAACTGGCTCAGTGGGTTGTAAAATATGCCTGGCCTATTTTCATTGCCACTTTGGTGGTTACTTTCGTGTTTGGTTATTTGCTTCGGGATCTTCGTTTTGAGGATGACGTGACCAAGTATCTCCCTGAGAGTGACCCCGAAGTTTCCTTCTATGATTCCCTTAAGGACAAATTCTCAGGTTTTCAGACCAAGTCTCTGATTGTAGGTATTGAATTTGACGACCTGTTCACTGTGGAACATCTCCAGGGTCTTAACAAACTGGTAGAGGAAATAGAGAAGCTTCCTTTTGTGAGAAACGTTTCTGCTTTGACCAACATGCCCAAAATCGTCAGCACCGAGTTTGGGGTTGAAGTCAAAGAGGTTGTCGAGGTGTTGCCTGAGAGTGAAGCAGAAGCTAAAAAGCTCAGAGAAGAACTTCAAGGGGACGAACTCATCTGGGGTAAGATGGTTACCGAAGATGGCAAAGCCACTCTGGTGGTGATTTCTTTCTATGACGATGTTGATGAATATAAAGCTATTGAGGAAGTGGAAGCACTCTGTGAGAAGTATAATCCTGGTGGCAAGATAACCACTTTTGGTGTCCCGGTTATCACTCGCCTTATGGCCAGAGATTCTCGGCGTACCATGGGTACTTTAACTCCTTTTGCCGCTCTGGTTTTGATGATAGTGCTCTACTGGGGTTTTCGGACGCTGCGAGGAGTATTGCTACCAATATTTATTTCGCTTCTTTCCTCGGTATGGGTTCTGGGTTCTGCCGTAGTTATGGGTAAGTCCTTGACGGTGATTGCCTCTGCTATGCCAGTTTTGCTGCTCTCCCTGGTTACTGCATACGGCATTCATTTTATAAACCGTTATTACGAGGAAAGAGCCACCCTAAACGGTCCGGAGGCTTCAGCGGCAACCTTCCGGGATATTTTTGTTCCCATTCTGATGAGCGCTTTGACCACCATAGGTGGTTTTCTTTCCCTGCTCACTGCTGAAATAAAGCCCATTTCCGACTTTGGTCTGTATTCAGCGCTGGGTATTTTCTTTGGCATGATTTTGGCAACTTTTTCCTTAGGAGCTTTTTATGCCATTTTTGTGCCCCGCAGGGTTCCGAATCACTTCAAAGTGCTTCACCAGGAAAAAGAGCAAGGTGGCCTGATTAGCCGTTTCCTGAAATTCATTGCCAGATCAGTGGTGCACCATAAAAAAGCTGCGATTTTCTTCATTATTGCAGTAATGGCATTTTTCACTCTGGGAATTCCTCGCATCAATGTGGAAACTTCGGTGGAGGTACAGATGGGTAAAAATCACCCCATCACCTTGCTGCTCAACTACTTTAAGGAACGTTTTGGGAGCACCGATTATAACTATCTCTACGTGCGCTCTCAGAATGTCAAGGAACCCTTTGTGCTTCGGGAAATGATACGCATTGGAAAATATGCTGCTCGGTTCAAAAACTTTGAAGACGCTTCCTCTCTGGCTACCTTTCTTATGGATTTAAATAAAGCCATGGAAGGGTGGAAAGCAATTCCAGCAGAACGTGAGAAGATTGATAACCTGTGGTTTTTTGCTCAGGACAACAGCTATCTTAAGGGCAGAATAAGTGAAAATGAAGATGAAACCTTAGTGGAATTCAGTGCTGAAGAGACTTCCTCTGCGGAACTGAGAAAAGAAGTGGCAGCACTGAAAGAATTTCTTGAGAATCGCCCTCACAGGGTAAAGATGGTTTCGGCGCAAGAGCCTGGAGCACTTGATGTTTTGGTAGACACTATGGTGGAGGACCTGCAAATTTTCGGGCTCGAAATCCCTGACCCGGGTTCACTTAAAAGAGAAATAAAAGCCATTGCTGAAAAACCGATTGAGGAGTTTATTGGTCAGAGAGCGAATTTTGCTTCGCTGGTGGCTCGCGATGCCACCCTGGAGATTGAGGACTTAGGATTGAGCGTGGATGAGGTAGAATCAGTGCTTGAAGATTATTACCAGGGTGATAATTCTTCTTCCATTTCTGAGCTTCTTGAAGAAAGGCTGGATTTGAGTGAAGACGATGTGCTGTATCTCGAGGAGGTACTCAAAAACTCTGAGTTGCGTGTTGCCCAGCGGGTAAAAGTGGAAACAGTAAAAAAGGTGGTGGAAAGCGCGGTTGGTAAAGAACTGGATGAGGATTTCGACTTCGTCTTTTACCAGGTACTCGATGAATGGGTTTACCTGCCCGCTTCAGATGGGCCAGTGAGTGTTGAGTATCGGGTGACCGGTACGCCGATTATAAGCAACTATGTAAACAGCAAGCTCTTTAATCAACAGGCTCGCAGTGTGTTTCTAGCTTTTGTCATCGTTTTTGGACTTTTGTTGTTGCAGCTACGCTCCTTGCGCAAGGCTTCAATAGCTATTGTTCCTATATTGTTGACCGTTTATACTTCTTTTGGAATCATGGGACTTTTAAGAATTCCGCTCAACGTGGCCACTTTAATGGTAGCCAGCATAGCCATTGGAGCGGGTATTGACTATACTATTCATTTTGTTTCGCGCTGGTATCGTGAGGTGAGCTTGCAGAACCCCAGGGCGCTTGTGACCACTATGGTGAGCTCGGGTAGAGGGATTGTTTTGAATTCACTGGCAATTGCTGCTGGTAGTTACGTTCTGGCTACAGGCAAAATAAGTATGCTTCGCATGTTCGGAAGTTTAATTGGTACGGTGCTTCTGGTAAGTGTTCTCTATGCTTTGGTGCTTTTGCCTTTGCTTTTACATGCAGAGAGTTATTTGGGCAATAATTCTAATAGAGGTGCTCAAAAACAGTCAGGAGGTGGCAGCATATGA
- a CDS encoding outer membrane lipoprotein-sorting protein translates to MRKFWFLMGIFVLVVFLLGGIVWALTADEILDEVEKRRTDFVTQRSEAKMILIDENGKEEVREVVMYSKDEGDDTISLIVRFLSPADVEGVTLLSIKGGEKIYLYMPAYRKVRRIAGSSKKEKFMGTDFSYDDLSQSYGREDYEATLVDEDEENYYLELKPLEEDSDYSKLVMTVDKEKFYFKKIEFYDLEGNLWKTLEVLEIEESEEGKITILKMAFKDLKENHETRMETVKHEENISLPDNFFSVRTIQRPEL, encoded by the coding sequence ATGAGAAAGTTCTGGTTTCTAATGGGAATTTTTGTGCTGGTTGTGTTTTTGTTGGGTGGAATTGTTTGGGCTCTTACCGCTGACGAGATTTTGGACGAAGTTGAAAAGCGACGTACCGATTTTGTGACTCAGCGTAGCGAAGCGAAGATGATCTTAATAGATGAAAACGGCAAAGAAGAGGTACGAGAAGTCGTTATGTATTCCAAAGATGAAGGCGATGACACCATATCGCTTATAGTGAGGTTTTTGAGCCCTGCCGATGTTGAAGGGGTTACTCTTTTGAGCATTAAGGGCGGAGAGAAGATATACCTTTACATGCCTGCTTATCGCAAGGTACGCAGAATTGCTGGTTCCAGCAAAAAGGAAAAGTTCATGGGCACTGATTTCAGCTATGATGACCTTTCCCAAAGCTATGGAAGAGAAGATTATGAAGCTACTCTCGTGGACGAGGATGAGGAAAATTATTATCTGGAGCTCAAACCCCTTGAGGAAGATAGTGATTATTCCAAGCTGGTCATGACTGTAGACAAAGAGAAGTTTTATTTCAAAAAAATAGAGTTTTACGATTTAGAGGGTAACCTGTGGAAGACACTCGAAGTCCTGGAAATCGAAGAAAGCGAAGAAGGGAAAATAACTATTTTGAAAATGGCTTTTAAAGACTTGAAGGAAAACCATGAGACTCGCATGGAAACCGTCAAGCACGAAGAAAATATATCCTTACCCGACAATTTCTTCAGCGTGCGCACCATACAGAGGCCCGAGCTTTGA
- a CDS encoding DUF1302 family protein, with product MEKRLCFLLVVALLALYALPVRASELSGEAEMFSSYDFSTGDLDYGTRVDLDYTTSLGDSNYFFQAGLLLKYQDENNFRPLRVKEAYLQGIQAPWEEVDFKLGFLQLTWGASDVMSPVDSINPRPFSASLSEEALEDKIPIPALDAEWYFSDFWSLEFLYQVDFIPNFVPASVEEQLFAGGLLSQFSGLNPEALTLSIEKEYPEVGFTSPIWAIRARGMVSDIDVAFSFYHGYFLSGYPRSTDIVISADSSSTVQSVWGFPERSILGLEFQGELFALEGSTFRGDLALVFPEKWEHQIAVHYPDGSVETFTDTTFTSPYLKASLGVDYTTESDWYFSINYLLGNPFEEGKDVSSYLYFHTDYTTEDGKWKPMLTSVLSLQDGSMVNMLGATYKPRDNWEVSFSFSLSSGASNSKLGSLSDGVFLSVDYSF from the coding sequence ATGGAGAAAAGGTTGTGTTTTCTACTGGTAGTAGCTTTACTGGCCCTTTACGCTCTTCCGGTTCGCGCTTCTGAATTGAGTGGAGAGGCAGAGATGTTTTCCAGCTACGATTTTTCCACGGGAGACCTTGATTACGGAACGCGAGTGGACCTTGACTATACTACTTCCCTGGGTGATAGCAATTATTTCTTTCAGGCTGGGTTACTCTTGAAGTATCAGGATGAAAACAATTTTAGGCCTCTCCGGGTTAAGGAAGCTTATTTACAGGGAATTCAGGCTCCCTGGGAAGAAGTGGACTTCAAGTTAGGTTTTTTGCAGTTGACCTGGGGTGCGAGCGACGTTATGAGTCCTGTGGATTCAATCAATCCTCGTCCTTTTTCGGCTTCGCTGAGTGAAGAAGCACTTGAAGATAAAATTCCCATTCCAGCACTGGATGCAGAGTGGTATTTTAGTGACTTCTGGTCGCTGGAGTTTCTGTATCAGGTAGATTTCATTCCCAATTTTGTTCCTGCCTCCGTGGAGGAACAGCTTTTCGCCGGAGGACTCTTGTCACAGTTTTCGGGTCTTAATCCTGAAGCACTCACACTTTCCATCGAGAAAGAGTACCCAGAAGTAGGCTTTACATCGCCTATTTGGGCCATTCGAGCTCGAGGTATGGTAAGTGATATTGATGTAGCGTTTAGCTTCTACCATGGCTATTTTCTTTCTGGATATCCCCGTTCTACTGACATTGTTATTAGTGCCGATTCCTCATCCACGGTTCAGTCTGTATGGGGTTTTCCTGAGCGCTCTATACTGGGTCTCGAGTTTCAGGGTGAGCTTTTCGCTCTGGAAGGTTCCACTTTTAGAGGCGACTTGGCCTTAGTTTTTCCGGAAAAGTGGGAGCATCAGATTGCGGTACACTATCCAGATGGGAGTGTAGAAACCTTCACTGATACTACCTTTACTTCTCCTTATTTGAAGGCAAGCTTGGGAGTGGATTATACTACAGAAAGCGACTGGTATTTCAGTATAAATTATCTACTTGGTAATCCCTTTGAAGAGGGTAAAGATGTTTCGTCATACCTTTACTTCCATACTGACTACACCACAGAAGATGGCAAGTGGAAGCCCATGTTAACTTCAGTTTTGAGCCTTCAAGATGGAAGCATGGTTAACATGCTTGGGGCTACTTATAAGCCTCGGGACAACTGGGAAGTGAGTTTCAGCTTTTCACTCTCCAGTGGCGCTTCAAATAGCAAGCTTGGTTCTTTGAGCGACGGCGTTTTTCTGAGTGTGGATTACAGTTTCTGA
- a CDS encoding TetR/AcrR family transcriptional regulator, translating to MSRKQQIIEAAKKVFAQKSFFEATVEGIARESGVKKATLYYYFESKLDIFVALIEEALRSISERMMKLDFSEPRGKVVADIIDCYFTLFEEKRDLLVIIQRAGHDFLHHPEAKSKLSALRERFEEYLHEIGWKLHPVVTRRGKTFSGEDFFKAITFSLIGFFSFSVHTDMEESDVFRELFREVFAVSLSE from the coding sequence ATGAGTAGGAAACAGCAGATTATTGAGGCAGCAAAGAAAGTTTTCGCCCAGAAGAGTTTTTTTGAGGCTACTGTCGAAGGCATTGCTCGTGAGTCGGGAGTGAAGAAAGCAACGCTCTATTACTATTTTGAAAGCAAGCTGGATATCTTTGTGGCCCTCATTGAGGAAGCATTACGCAGCATATCTGAGCGCATGATGAAACTTGATTTTTCCGAACCCAGGGGAAAAGTGGTGGCTGACATAATTGATTGTTACTTTACGCTTTTTGAGGAAAAAAGAGACCTTCTGGTGATTATTCAACGGGCAGGCCATGATTTTCTCCACCATCCAGAGGCTAAATCCAAGTTAAGCGCGCTGAGGGAACGTTTTGAGGAATACCTTCATGAGATAGGTTGGAAGCTGCACCCCGTGGTTACCAGGCGTGGAAAAACCTTTTCAGGCGAGGATTTTTTTAAGGCCATCACTTTTTCCCTTATTGGTTTTTTCAGTTTCAGCGTTCATACTGACATGGAAGAGAGCGATGTTTTTCGAGAGCTTTTTAGAGAAGTCTTTGCGGTTTCTTTAAGTGAATAG
- a CDS encoding low specificity L-threonine aldolase, translating into MLVDLRRDTITLPTEKMRERAFAAPLGDSVYGEDPLQNQLEEYAAHLLGKEASIFLPSGTMGNLVALLTHTQRGEEVILEENAHIRTSETGGIACVAGLMVRTLRGEDGLPEPQAIENAIRPDNIHYPRTSLICMESSHYRYGGIVPPLEKMRAVKVLAERRNLSVHLDGARLFNSALYLGVEVRELAACADSVMISLSKGLAAPIGSVLAGSREFIARAKRFRKMLGGGMRQTGWLCACGLEALSPENIARLAKDHRNAKELAIGISRVPGIKVDLAKVHTNFVVAELEGDVSSETFLARLKEKGVLATRVDAKRVRFVTSRQVDENGIRYAICAVEEVMKETAD; encoded by the coding sequence GTGCTGGTAGATTTGAGACGGGACACCATAACTCTTCCCACCGAGAAGATGCGGGAGCGAGCTTTTGCAGCTCCTCTTGGAGATTCAGTTTACGGTGAAGACCCTCTGCAAAACCAGCTTGAGGAGTACGCTGCTCACCTTCTGGGTAAGGAAGCTTCTATATTTTTGCCCAGCGGAACCATGGGTAACCTGGTTGCCCTTCTTACGCATACCCAGAGGGGTGAGGAGGTTATACTCGAAGAAAATGCCCACATCAGGACATCCGAAACTGGTGGTATTGCCTGCGTGGCTGGTCTTATGGTGCGAACGCTGAGAGGGGAAGATGGTCTTCCTGAACCTCAAGCGATAGAAAATGCTATTCGGCCTGATAACATCCACTATCCCCGAACTTCTCTTATCTGCATGGAAAGCTCCCATTACCGTTATGGAGGGATTGTACCACCTCTTGAGAAAATGAGAGCCGTAAAGGTTCTCGCTGAACGGCGTAATCTTTCGGTGCATCTTGACGGGGCACGACTTTTCAACTCGGCTCTATATCTGGGCGTTGAAGTGCGCGAACTTGCTGCCTGTGCAGACTCGGTTATGATATCCCTTTCCAAAGGACTTGCTGCACCAATTGGTTCTGTTCTTGCTGGCTCTCGGGAGTTTATCGCAAGAGCAAAGCGCTTTCGCAAAATGCTCGGTGGTGGTATGCGTCAAACTGGGTGGTTGTGTGCTTGTGGTCTTGAAGCGCTTTCTCCAGAAAACATCGCTCGTCTTGCAAAGGATCATCGCAACGCAAAGGAACTGGCTATAGGTATTTCTCGAGTTCCAGGGATAAAGGTTGACCTTGCTAAGGTGCATACCAACTTTGTGGTTGCTGAGCTGGAGGGAGACGTGTCTTCGGAGACCTTCCTTGCAAGGTTAAAGGAAAAGGGTGTTCTTGCTACCAGAGTTGATGCAAAAAGAGTAAGGTTTGTTACCTCGCGCCAGGTGGATGAAAATGGGATTCGTTATGCCATTTGTGCCGTGGAAGAGGTGATGAAAGAAACCGCTGATTAG